In Dolichospermum flos-aquae CCAP 1403/13F, the following proteins share a genomic window:
- a CDS encoding sulfurtransferase translates to MNFKNFSLRKFKKPQIFALVAVFFAFLVSIPLLPLPALSNNTRANIQFVSPNWVAENAKDPNLRILDVRNFPLDYIEGHLPNAINVADTVFRGPKPGLPVQYWNTQKLGQIFASSGLTNNTRVLVYSDGRDVLGATMVAYLLERSGVKNIAVLDGGYAGYKAAGNVTKEFPKYSVGKFTVQDNPSIRVTLNDVRKLINKPGVTFIDPRPEKLFRGEEDIWIRNGHIPGARNIPWVTFTDGKNPHKLKSLDEIKQILADKKITPANDVIVSCSTGREATLQYVVLKHLLGYPKVRIYEGSWTEYSTQKDLPVETGPERAV, encoded by the coding sequence ATGAATTTTAAAAATTTCTCCTTGAGAAAGTTCAAAAAACCTCAAATATTTGCTTTAGTAGCAGTATTTTTCGCCTTTTTGGTGAGTATTCCCCTATTACCTTTACCAGCATTATCAAATAATACTCGCGCTAATATTCAGTTCGTTTCACCAAATTGGGTAGCGGAAAATGCCAAAGATCCGAATCTGCGAATCTTGGATGTACGTAATTTTCCCCTCGACTATATAGAAGGACATCTTCCTAACGCTATAAACGTTGCTGACACTGTTTTTAGAGGACCAAAACCTGGTTTACCGGTACAGTATTGGAATACTCAAAAATTAGGACAAATCTTTGCCAGTTCAGGATTAACAAATAACACTCGTGTACTTGTATATTCAGATGGTAGAGATGTTTTAGGCGCAACAATGGTTGCTTATCTACTAGAACGTTCTGGAGTGAAAAATATTGCTGTATTAGATGGTGGTTATGCAGGTTACAAAGCTGCTGGAAATGTCACCAAAGAATTTCCTAAATATTCAGTTGGTAAGTTCACAGTTCAGGATAACCCCTCAATTCGTGTAACCTTAAATGATGTTAGAAAACTCATAAATAAACCAGGAGTTACCTTTATTGATCCCAGACCAGAAAAATTGTTCCGGGGTGAAGAAGATATTTGGATACGCAACGGACATATCCCTGGTGCGCGGAATATCCCTTGGGTAACATTTACCGATGGGAAAAATCCTCACAAACTCAAGTCATTAGATGAGATTAAGCAAATTTTAGCAGATAAAAAAATTACTCCTGCCAATGATGTTATTGTTTCTTGCAGCACTGGAAGAGAAGCAACATTACAATATGTCGTCTTAAAGCATCTGCTGGGATATCCTAAAGTGAGAATTTATGAAGGTTCTTGGACAGAATATAGCACTCAAAAAGACTTACCAGTAGAAACTGGACCAGAAAGAGCCGTCTAA
- a CDS encoding MBL fold metallo-hydrolase: MTSSFLTTHTSTTIAIEADGTVSSLLYTLGTPRKGDLWETIAVPELRGQAQALSQELLQSLPLRVRPLPAILSERTSEILQSNFLFRKFFDHQTSSYTYLIADQQLGDAILVDPVLEQVDRDLESLEELGLKLRYCLETHLHADHITGAGKLRQQTGCQVIVPKNPAVTKADRSLVGGEILEVGSVIIEAIFTPGHSASHIAYLVNKTHLLTGDALFIRGCGRTDFQGGDPGTLYDVVTERLFTLPDDTFVYPAHDYKGRTVSTIGEEKRLNPRFSRSRSQFITIMNNLKLSYPQQMNTAVPANEYCGDFIPQDSLNLSTTSAKDEEQKQIELTVTANTDIYNDYFAMYI, encoded by the coding sequence ATGACTTCTAGTTTTTTGACTACTCATACTTCAACTACCATCGCTATTGAGGCAGATGGCACGGTTTCTTCACTGCTTTATACCTTGGGAACACCGCGCAAAGGGGACTTGTGGGAAACTATAGCTGTTCCAGAACTACGGGGACAGGCACAGGCATTATCCCAGGAGTTATTGCAATCCCTACCATTGCGTGTGCGTCCTCTTCCTGCTATATTGAGCGAGCGGACTTCAGAAATACTCCAGTCAAACTTTCTATTTCGCAAATTTTTTGACCATCAAACCAGTAGCTATACTTACCTCATTGCTGATCAACAACTAGGAGATGCTATTTTGGTTGATCCTGTATTAGAGCAAGTTGATCGTGATTTAGAATCATTAGAGGAACTGGGATTAAAGCTGCGCTACTGTCTAGAAACCCATCTCCATGCTGATCACATTACAGGGGCGGGTAAACTTAGGCAACAAACAGGCTGTCAGGTGATCGTTCCTAAAAATCCTGCGGTAACAAAAGCTGATCGTTCTCTTGTTGGTGGGGAAATTTTAGAGGTAGGATCAGTAATTATTGAAGCAATTTTCACACCAGGACACAGTGCCAGTCACATAGCCTATTTAGTGAATAAAACCCATCTGTTAACTGGTGATGCCTTATTTATTCGTGGTTGTGGACGCACAGATTTTCAGGGAGGTGATCCGGGAACTCTCTATGATGTGGTGACAGAACGCCTATTCACCTTACCAGATGATACTTTTGTATATCCTGCCCATGACTACAAAGGGCGTACAGTTTCCACAATTGGTGAGGAAAAACGTCTCAACCCCAGATTTAGCCGCAGCCGTAGTCAATTTATCACTATTATGAATAATCTCAAATTAAGTTATCCCCAACAGATGAATACAGCAGTACCGGCAAATGAATACTGTGGTGATTTTATCCCCCAAGATAGCTTAAATCTCTCGACAACTTCGGCAAAAGATGAAGAACAAAAACAAATAGAACTCACAGTTACAGCAAATACAGATATCTACAATGATTACTTTGCTATGTATATTTAG
- a CDS encoding cysteine dioxygenase family protein yields the protein MTQTTFIESLSTDEWFVDSPDLREFVGIAKEIISSTTHNRAQTLKALEPDFAALLKKENWLPKHFAQSNLSSGLGSGIGQWLLYRSQDRTLTIFSLVIPPHETTPVHDHLSWGLVGLYQGKQEEIVYRRVDSGEIEGQAQLEIVGTYQVKKGDIYHLLPPDNDIHSVKATTVFSPSISIHVMGNDTGSIWRHHYQPENNSVRAFRSGYSNVLVK from the coding sequence ATGACTCAAACAACTTTTATTGAATCTTTATCAACAGACGAATGGTTTGTGGATAGTCCTGATCTACGTGAGTTTGTAGGTATTGCTAAAGAAATTATCTCTAGCACCACTCATAACCGCGCCCAAACCCTGAAAGCCCTAGAACCTGACTTTGCAGCACTATTGAAAAAAGAGAATTGGTTGCCAAAACATTTTGCCCAGTCTAATCTGAGCAGTGGTTTAGGTAGTGGAATTGGACAATGGTTATTGTATCGTTCCCAAGATCGCACCCTCACTATCTTTAGTTTGGTAATTCCTCCCCATGAAACCACACCTGTCCACGATCATTTATCTTGGGGATTAGTGGGTTTATACCAAGGTAAACAGGAAGAAATAGTTTATCGGCGTGTAGATAGCGGTGAAATAGAAGGACAAGCCCAACTGGAAATTGTAGGAACATATCAAGTGAAAAAAGGTGATATTTACCATTTATTACCTCCAGACAATGATATTCACTCCGTCAAAGCCACTACAGTATTCTCTCCATCCATCTCAATTCATGTCATGGGCAATGATACTGGCAGTATTTGGCGACATCATTATCAGCCCGAAAACAATAGTGTGCGAGCTTTTCGCTCTGGATATTCTAATGTACTTGTAAAATAA